The Saprospiraceae bacterium genome includes a window with the following:
- a CDS encoding amidohydrolase family protein: MKKVLIILTAILVAITVTYASQYQDTIVIENVNVIPMTKEIILHQQRVLISNGRIIKIEPASSPLKNKVNLTINGTGKYLIPGLSEMHYHFRSDNIQSDLKLLIANGITTVRNMAEFDNQDHLAIKQKVKSGEFLGPNYYTTGPYLKHEQLETIDDVIKVVREHKERGYDFLKIADNLPLPVYLKLLEECETNKIPIVGHAQRSLPLEYSLRMKSIEHIEEFVHLSDHGGETYFTYNKQKLKKLAVQLSESGIYIGTTLVIFDFINNCLNDVKFEAYQKDEHVKYLAKSQRHDFLTDRNDYRKLKGRKFNGVNAQVLFNNYFTWMNKFSRILSDNNVNLLTGSDTYGMVIVGFSLHKEFALLQKAGISPYKILLASTVNPARYLDAYAREGTIAEGKNANLVLLNKNPLEDIQNTRSIEGVFLKGKWLDRKTLDKMLAEVEESFK, from the coding sequence ATGAAGAAAGTTCTGATTATCTTGACAGCAATCTTAGTAGCTATCACAGTTACTTATGCAAGTCAATACCAAGATACAATTGTCATTGAAAATGTTAATGTTATACCAATGACAAAAGAAATTATTCTTCATCAACAAAGAGTTTTGATTTCAAATGGTAGAATTATAAAAATAGAACCGGCTTCTTCTCCGCTCAAAAATAAAGTTAATTTGACCATCAATGGTACGGGTAAATATTTAATCCCTGGTTTGTCTGAAATGCATTATCATTTCAGGAGCGATAACATCCAAAGTGATCTTAAGTTACTTATTGCAAATGGAATCACTACAGTCAGGAATATGGCAGAATTTGATAATCAAGACCATTTAGCTATTAAACAAAAGGTAAAATCCGGTGAATTTCTTGGACCAAATTACTATACCACAGGCCCTTATCTTAAACATGAACAACTTGAAACTATCGATGACGTAATCAAAGTTGTAAGAGAACATAAAGAAAGAGGGTATGATTTTTTAAAAATAGCAGATAATCTCCCACTTCCTGTTTACTTAAAGTTATTGGAGGAATGTGAAACCAACAAAATTCCGATCGTGGGACATGCTCAAAGAAGTTTACCGTTGGAATATTCATTAAGGATGAAATCTATTGAACACATTGAAGAGTTTGTACATTTATCTGATCATGGAGGGGAAACATATTTTACATATAATAAACAAAAGCTAAAAAAACTAGCAGTCCAATTAAGTGAAAGTGGAATTTACATTGGTACCACATTAGTGATCTTTGATTTTATTAATAACTGTCTAAATGATGTAAAATTTGAGGCTTACCAAAAGGATGAACATGTTAAATACTTGGCTAAAAGTCAAAGACATGACTTTTTAACAGACAGGAACGATTACCGTAAACTCAAAGGTCGTAAGTTTAATGGCGTAAATGCTCAAGTCTTATTCAACAACTATTTTACCTGGATGAATAAATTTTCGCGAATACTGTCAGACAATAATGTTAACCTGCTAACAGGCAGCGATACTTATGGCATGGTTATCGTCGGATTTTCTTTGCATAAAGAGTTTGCACTACTACAAAAAGCAGGTATCAGTCCTTATAAAATATTACTGGCAAGTACCGTCAATCCGGCCAGGTATTTAGATGCATACGCAAGGGAAGGAACAATAGCCGAAGGAAAAAATGCGAATCTTGTACTTCTTAATAAAAACCCTTTAGAAGACATTCAAAATACAAGATCCATTGAAGGTGTATTTTTGAAGGGCAAATGGCTGGACAGAAAAACGCTAGATAAAATGCTTGCTGAAGTTGAAGAATCTTTCAAGTGA